The following proteins come from a genomic window of Iamia sp. SCSIO 61187:
- a CDS encoding FHA domain-containing protein: MARATVSHGDSRATIEEGQRVRIGRSTVCDVQVGSGADGGPEDLGVSRTAATVSMQDGRLWVRNDSASQPVYLVPGTGPTRVLENQDEIASLPIDRVTVQLRGRIRTHDVVVELEVPATLGDTRPIPTDGPATQYLLEFTNAERRILTALCEPLLTKSGDQSKPASYAQAAERLFLSRSRVENCIADLVKKYASAGVPGLEGPEAKDNLCRYAVRSGSISTTDLEHIP; this comes from the coding sequence ATGGCCAGAGCGACGGTGAGCCACGGAGACAGCCGGGCGACGATCGAAGAGGGGCAGCGGGTGCGCATCGGGCGCAGCACCGTGTGCGACGTGCAGGTGGGGTCGGGGGCCGACGGCGGCCCCGAGGACCTCGGCGTCAGCCGCACCGCTGCCACCGTGAGCATGCAGGACGGCCGGCTGTGGGTCCGGAACGACTCGGCCAGCCAGCCCGTCTACCTCGTGCCCGGCACCGGCCCGACCCGGGTGCTGGAGAACCAGGACGAGATCGCGTCGCTGCCCATCGACCGGGTGACGGTGCAGCTCCGGGGGCGCATCCGCACCCACGACGTCGTCGTCGAGCTCGAGGTCCCCGCCACGCTCGGCGACACCCGTCCCATCCCGACCGATGGCCCGGCCACGCAGTACCTGCTCGAGTTCACCAACGCCGAGCGCCGCATCCTCACCGCCCTGTGCGAGCCGCTGCTGACCAAGAGCGGCGACCAGTCGAAGCCCGCCTCCTACGCCCAGGCCGCCGAGCGCCTGTTCCTCTCGCGGAGCCGGGTCGAGAACTGCATCGCCGACCTGGTGAAGAAGTACGCCTCGGCCGGCGTCCCGGGGCTCGAGGGCCCCGAGGCCAAGGACAACCTCTGCCGCTACGCCGTGCGCTCGGGCTCCATCAGCACCACCGACCTCGAGCACATCCCGTAG
- a CDS encoding LysR family transcriptional regulator: protein MTRLRDVEIKHLIALEAVAEERTFGKAAVRLGYTQSAVSQQIAGLERILGAPVFDRPGGPRPVELTPLGDLLLEHARDVLRRVDATGDDVERFLRGESGRLLVGTFQSITTSILPTIVGRMRDETPDVDIRLVESNDKEIFPGALARGEMDVAFTLDSGWPDIETEILFDDPYLVVTELDDGRAGPFPTRELVGRGLVGFQLSSCQKDIETGLRGVVDADLDWVFRTNDNMAVVALVRAGMGAAVVPRLAVDVRDPTVAVHEMDPPIPPRRVGLSWKAGRTLSPVAQRFLEIAREVSASHVEAPLSLTV, encoded by the coding sequence ATGACGCGGCTGCGCGACGTCGAGATCAAGCACCTCATCGCCCTCGAGGCGGTGGCCGAGGAACGGACCTTCGGCAAGGCCGCCGTCCGGCTGGGCTACACCCAGTCGGCGGTGAGCCAGCAGATCGCCGGGCTCGAGCGCATCCTCGGCGCCCCGGTCTTCGATCGCCCCGGTGGACCCCGTCCGGTCGAGCTCACGCCCCTCGGCGACCTGCTCCTCGAGCACGCCCGCGACGTCCTCCGCCGGGTCGACGCCACCGGCGACGACGTCGAGCGGTTCCTCCGGGGCGAGAGCGGACGGCTCCTGGTCGGCACGTTCCAGAGCATCACCACCTCGATCCTCCCGACCATCGTGGGCCGCATGCGCGACGAGACCCCCGACGTCGACATCCGCCTGGTCGAGAGCAACGACAAGGAGATCTTCCCCGGCGCCCTCGCCCGGGGGGAGATGGATGTGGCCTTCACGCTCGACTCGGGGTGGCCGGACATCGAGACCGAGATCCTCTTCGACGACCCCTACCTCGTCGTCACCGAGCTCGACGACGGCCGTGCCGGGCCCTTCCCCACGAGGGAGCTGGTGGGCCGGGGCCTCGTCGGCTTCCAGCTGAGCAGCTGCCAGAAGGACATCGAGACCGGGCTGCGCGGCGTGGTCGACGCCGACCTCGACTGGGTGTTCCGCACCAACGACAACATGGCCGTGGTCGCCCTGGTCCGGGCGGGCATGGGCGCGGCCGTCGTCCCCCGCCTCGCCGTCGACGTCCGCGACCCCACCGTGGCCGTCCACGAGATGGACCCGCCCATCCCCCCGCGCCGCGTGGGCCTGTCGTGGAAGGCGGGCCGCACCCTGTCACCCGTCGCCCAGCGGTTCCTCGAGATCGCTCGGGAGGTCAGCGCCTCCCACGTCGAGGCGCCCCTCTCCCTGACGGTGTGA
- a CDS encoding MarR family winged helix-turn-helix transcriptional regulator — translation MAPPPDSVDEMIAAWQRERPDLDLAAMGTIGRLGRLHAIGGRRIEEGMATHGLSVADFDVLAALRRSGAPHELTPTDLSRTLMLSPAGMTSRLDRLERAGLVERRMAPGDRRSVLVRLTEAGFATVDEAVTGHVAREEEILDGLSARERAQLDALLRKLLRALEP, via the coding sequence ATGGCCCCGCCCCCCGATAGCGTCGACGAGATGATCGCCGCCTGGCAGCGGGAGCGCCCCGACCTCGACCTGGCGGCCATGGGGACCATCGGTCGGCTCGGCCGGCTCCACGCCATCGGGGGCCGGCGGATCGAGGAGGGCATGGCGACCCACGGGCTCTCGGTCGCCGACTTCGACGTCCTCGCCGCCCTCCGCCGCAGCGGAGCGCCCCACGAGCTCACGCCCACCGACCTGTCCCGCACCCTCATGCTCTCGCCGGCGGGGATGACGAGCCGTCTCGACCGCCTCGAGCGGGCCGGTCTGGTCGAGCGGCGCATGGCGCCCGGCGATCGCCGCAGCGTCCTCGTGCGGCTCACCGAGGCCGGGTTCGCCACGGTCGACGAGGCCGTGACCGGTCACGTCGCTCGCGAGGAGGAGATCCTGGACGGCCTGTCGGCGCGGGAGCGCGCCCAGCTCGACGCCCTCCTCCGCAAGCTCCTCCGCGCCCTCGAGCCGTAG
- a CDS encoding nuclear transport factor 2 family protein, whose amino-acid sequence MNQTTITPPADGTSTQVALALYRAVAAGDLAEAAAHLHADVVLHVPGTHPLAGVHRGLDAVLGFQLASRAATDDGETIEVLDVLAGTTRTGVLCRVTATRGDRRLDNTTVHLLRVVDGRVAEIHLHNFDGVTVDGFWS is encoded by the coding sequence ATGAACCAAACCACCATCACCCCACCCGCCGACGGGACGTCGACCCAGGTGGCGCTGGCCCTCTACCGGGCCGTCGCCGCCGGCGACCTGGCCGAGGCAGCCGCCCACCTGCACGCCGACGTCGTCCTCCACGTGCCCGGCACCCATCCGCTCGCCGGCGTCCACCGGGGCCTGGACGCGGTGCTCGGGTTCCAGCTCGCCAGCCGGGCCGCGACCGACGACGGCGAGACGATCGAGGTCCTCGACGTCCTCGCCGGGACGACCCGCACCGGCGTCCTCTGCCGGGTCACCGCGACCCGGGGCGATCGCCGCCTCGACAACACCACCGTCCACCTGCTGCGCGTCGTCGACGGACGCGTCGCCGAGATCCACCTGCACAACTTCGACGGCGTCACCGTCGACGGCTTCTGGAGCTGA
- a CDS encoding SRPBCC family protein, whose protein sequence is MITLTRSLTIATPAAAVWEVLADYRRDPTWRTGVVSMEPDTPGLARPGTRVHEVLRLGGKTNHIDSVVDEVVPGSRVAWHTTGGADVDGCRLVEPHGGTGCRVTLTMRIRPHGVERLMAPAYRWMLGRNMVGDLARLRDLVSAEAPTSPGAADAAA, encoded by the coding sequence ATGATCACCCTCACCCGTTCCCTCACCATCGCCACCCCCGCAGCCGCCGTCTGGGAGGTCCTCGCCGACTACCGGCGCGACCCCACCTGGCGCACCGGCGTCGTCTCCATGGAGCCCGACACCCCGGGCCTGGCCCGGCCCGGCACCCGGGTCCACGAGGTCCTCCGCCTCGGCGGGAAGACCAACCACATCGACAGCGTCGTCGACGAGGTCGTCCCCGGTTCCCGCGTGGCCTGGCACACCACCGGCGGCGCCGACGTCGACGGCTGCCGGCTCGTCGAACCCCACGGCGGGACCGGTTGCCGGGTCACCCTCACCATGAGGATCCGCCCGCACGGTGTCGAGCGGCTGATGGCGCCGGCGTACCGCTGGATGCTCGGCCGCAACATGGTCGGCGACCTCGCCCGCCTGCGGGACCTGGTCAGCGCGGAGGCGCCGACCAGCCCGGGTGCCGCCGACGCAGCGGCGTGA